The sequence CATTTAGAGCATAGTTTGTGTTAATAACCGCGATAGTAACGTCATCAAGTGTTCTTGGTACTTGAGCAGTCTCTATCTCTTCAAACTTAAACTTTTTAGGGTTATCAACTATATCAAGCGGAGTTTTTAGTGGATTATCGTTTAGCTTAATAAGTCCAGCATTTGCAAGGATATCTAAAGCACGGCTTTCATTTGTCGGATCATTTGGGATAGATACGGTCGAACCATCTTTTAGATCTTTGATGTCTTTTATCTTTTTAGAATAAACTCCCATTGGCTCAAGATGAACGCCAACTGTTTTTATAAGATGAGTGCCTTTGTTTTTGTTAAATTCTTCAAGATATGGAAGGTGCTGAAAGAAATTTGCATCTAAATCGCCATCTTCTGTTGCAAGGTTTGGCGTAGTGTAGTCGTTAAATTCTTTGATCTCAAGCGTATAGCCATCTTTTGCCAAAATAGGCTTTACAACCTCTAAAATTTCAGCATGAGGGATAGGTGTAGCACCAACGATTATTGTTTTTGATTTATCAGCTGCATTTGCACTTACACTAAGACCAAGAGCAACTAAAGAAGTAAGAAGTAGTTTTTTCATTTATTATCCTTTTAAAATTTGCCAAGCACCAAAAAAGGATAAATTTAAGCTAGAGGGTTAAATTTCTTTTTAAGCGCTTAAGCTAGTTCTAAGCACTTAAAAAGAAATTCTGTGCTTAGAGATTAGTCTTTCGACGACGCGTTTTTTAATAGGCGGCACATGTGGCACATATCTGATTTCATCTTTTATCCTTTCAGCTAAAAATTAATTCGGGCAATTTTAAGGAAAAAAGCTTAAAATCAGATAAAAACAAAGGCCTATTTTTTAGAAATTTTATATAAGTAGTTACCTAAAACTTGAAAAATTTGAACCATAATAATAAGAATAACCACGGTGTAAAGCATGATATCTGGGCGAAATCTTTGATATCCGTAGTTTATAGCGACAGATCCTAGTCCGCCACCGCCAACCGCACCAGCCATCGCTGAAAAGCCGATATTTACAATAAGCGTTAGCGTAAATGCCGAGATAATGCCAGGAAGTGCTTCTACAAACATGACTCGAAATATGATCTGAAATTTCGAGCTTCCAAAGCTTTGAGCAGCTTCAATAATGCCTTTATCAACCTCTTTTAGAGCATTTTCAATGAGCCTTGCTACAAACGGAGCCGCGCCAATAGTTAGCGGAACGATCGCAGCCGTAGTGCCGATACTTGTGCCTACGATCATTTTCGTAACTGGAAAGAGCACGATAATTAAAATAATAAACGGAAAGCTTCTAAGCACGTTTATAATGATATCTAGCACAAAATAAAGTTGTTTGTTTGGCTTTAGTCCATCTTTATCTGAAAGTATGAGCAAAACCGCAGGTATTAGGCCTATGGCAAAGGCGAGTAGGGTGGAGACTATGCTCATATATAACGTCTCGCCGATAGCTGGCAAAAGTATCCTAGAAAATACATCTGGAAATTTAGAAAAATCAATACCAAACATCAAGCAACCTCCCATAAAACGCCACTTTGCTTGATGTAGTTAAGTACGTTTTCTTTATCTTTTTCATCTATGTTTATGACAAGCGAGCCAAGAACATTTTCGTTTAGCTTCTCAAGTTTGCCCCAGACTATGTTAAAGTCGATATTTAGGCTTCTTGCCATGTGTGTGATCACGCTGTTTTGAGCCACTTCTTTTGGGAAAAATAGCCTGATATTTGTGCCAGTGCTTGGCAAAATTTCAACTTCACCCAAAAACTCTTTCATCTTCTCGTCTGGCTTTAAAAATAACTCTTCAATACTTCCAGAGCCTATGATCTTGCCACTTTCTAGTAGTATCGCACGTTTTGCGATCGATTTTACAACCTCCATCTCGTGCGTGACGATTACGACGCTGATATCTAGCTCTTTGTTTATCTTTTCAAGCAGCTCTAAAATTTGATTTGTCGTGTTTGGATCAAGAGCCGAAGTCGCCTCGTCGCTTAGTAAAATTTTAGGATTTAAAGCAAGCGCTCTAGCGATCGCCACACGCTGTTTTTGACCGCCACTTAGCTCGCTTGGATAGCTTTTTGCCTTATTTTCAAGACCGACTAAATTTAAAAGCTCTCTCACTCTTTTTTCGGTCTCAAAGCTTTTGTAACCCCAAAATTTAAGCGGAGTAGCCACGTTTTCAAAGACGTTTTTTCTAGCCATCAAAGCAAAATGCTGAAATATCATCCCAACATCTCGCCTTAAATGTCTCTGCTGCGTCTCATCTAAATTTTTTATCTCTTTATCAAAGACTTTTAGGCTGCCACCTTGATAGCTCTCAAGCCCGTTTATGCATCTTAAAAGCGTTGATTTGCCAGCACCGCTGTGTCCCACGATAGCAAAAATTTCACCCTTTTTAACCTCTAAATTTATATCAAAAAGGATCTGTGTATCACCATAAAATTTGGTTAAATTTTCTATTTTTATCACTAAATTTTCCTTATTTTTAAAAGTGCGTCATCTTATAAAATT comes from Campylobacter concisus and encodes:
- a CDS encoding MetQ/NlpA family ABC transporter substrate-binding protein; the encoded protein is MKKLLLTSLVALGLSVSANAADKSKTIIVGATPIPHAEILEVVKPILAKDGYTLEIKEFNDYTTPNLATEDGDLDANFFQHLPYLEEFNKNKGTHLIKTVGVHLEPMGVYSKKIKDIKDLKDGSTVSIPNDPTNESRALDILANAGLIKLNDNPLKTPLDIVDNPKKFKFEEIETAQVPRTLDDVTIAVINTNYALNANLNPVKDALVLESKNSPYVNYVVVKSGNENSPKIKALDKAINSSEVKKFIEIKYNGAILPAF
- a CDS encoding methionine ABC transporter permease, producing MFGIDFSKFPDVFSRILLPAIGETLYMSIVSTLLAFAIGLIPAVLLILSDKDGLKPNKQLYFVLDIIINVLRSFPFIILIIVLFPVTKMIVGTSIGTTAAIVPLTIGAAPFVARLIENALKEVDKGIIEAAQSFGSSKFQIIFRVMFVEALPGIISAFTLTLIVNIGFSAMAGAVGGGGLGSVAINYGYQRFRPDIMLYTVVILIIMVQIFQVLGNYLYKISKK
- a CDS encoding methionine ABC transporter ATP-binding protein, translating into MIKIENLTKFYGDTQILFDINLEVKKGEIFAIVGHSGAGKSTLLRCINGLESYQGGSLKVFDKEIKNLDETQQRHLRRDVGMIFQHFALMARKNVFENVATPLKFWGYKSFETEKRVRELLNLVGLENKAKSYPSELSGGQKQRVAIARALALNPKILLSDEATSALDPNTTNQILELLEKINKELDISVVIVTHEMEVVKSIAKRAILLESGKIIGSGSIEELFLKPDEKMKEFLGEVEILPSTGTNIRLFFPKEVAQNSVITHMARSLNIDFNIVWGKLEKLNENVLGSLVINIDEKDKENVLNYIKQSGVLWEVA